The Streptomyces cyanogenus DNA segment AGGAGGTCGCCTATGCGGCTGGCTTCGCGGGGCGGGATGCTGGCGACGTCGGCGAAGGAGCCGTCGAACAGGTCGGCGAGCTCCCTCCACTCGCTGCTGTTCAGGGTGTTGGCGAGGTGCTGGCCGAGGTTGGAGATGGTGAGGGCGGACCGGGGGCCGCGCGCTCCGTGGCTGATGCTGATTCCCATCAAGACGCCCCGTTCCGTTGCTTCCATGCTTCGTACTTGCCTTCGGCGTCGGCGCGGGCTGCCTGCTCGGTGGCTGCGGGATCGGATGTGACGATGGGTCGTCCAGTGGCGTCTTCGACGATGGCGGCAATCCAGGGGACACCGGGGGCTGTGGGGTCGTCGAGGTGGTGTGCGACTTGTTGGTAGGCGTCCCAGGCGTGGCCTTGCTGCAGGGTGACGGCCATGTGTTCTTCCTTTCGGTGGGCGTCAGACCCTTGTCGGCACGTGGCGCTGGTCGGGGTCGTGTTCGGCGTGGAAAGAGGCGGCGAGCATGGCGCCGGTCCCACTGTTGTAGGGCGTCTTTTGGAGTTCGGGGCATCCGGAACAGACGACCCGGAACGCGTTCGCGGCGTGATCTGCTTGGGCGTAGACGAACGAGCCGTCGGGCATTTCGAGGATCTTGCTGATGCGTTCGAAGGCCATGTCGGGCTCCTTACCGGTTGCGGTCGCTGGCGAGTTGGGCGGCGCGGCCGAGGGCGAGGAGGACGGGCCGCGGGCTGGTCTGGCGGTCGTTCCAGCTGGGGACGGTGTCGTCGGCGCCGCCGAACTCGCGCCGGATGACGTCGAGGAGGAGCGTGCACGCGTCGTCGGCCAGACGCCGGCTGCTGGCTTCGGCGCGGATGGCGCCGACGAGGCAGCGGCGGCCGTCCTCGTCTCGGCAGGCGCCAGTCGCCCAGCCGTCGGTCTCGATGCGGACGGCGGCCCGGTGGAGGAGCGCGGCGAGCGGGGTGCGATACGGGCCGGGGGCGGCCGGGGGCCGGGTGTCGACGGGGAGGCGGATGACGTCGGCGAGGTCGAGCGGTGTGGTGGCGATGCGGGCATCGATGGCGAGGGGTGCGAGCGCGAGCCGCTCGTCGAAGGTGAGGGCCCGGGGCGGCCTTGTCGTGGGGGCAGTGGTCGTGGTCATGTGGGTCTGCTCTCTGCGCGGTGACGTGTGGATGGGTGGCGGGGCGCCCCTGGGTTGCTGGCAGGCTTCGAGGGGCGCCCCGGCGGCACTACTTGCTGCTGGCGTAGGTGGTCTTCGCCATGACGCGGCTCATGGCGACGATGTCGGCGTCGTTGCCGCTCTGGGTGATCTCGATCGTGATCTGGTTGATGGTGTCGTCGTCGCCGCACTTCCAGGCGTCGGTGAAGCGGCGGACGGCGTCGGACTGCGTGGTCATGAGCTCTCCTTGGTGGTTGGTGGGTCGGGTTGTCGGGTTGCGGCTATCGGCGGCTGCCGGCCTTGGCGCGGTCGCCGCCGCGGAGCCGGTCGAGGACGCCCTGCGAGGTGGGGCCGGTAACCTGCGGGCCGGGGCTGCCGATCTCGCGCATCTCCGGCTTCCGCTCGTAGACGGTCCCCTCCTGGGCGAGGAGGCCCTCGGCGGAGAGGTGGCCGGTCATCCAGTTGCCGGTGATCGGGGACCGCCAGTCGAAGGTGTGGGCGGCGTACAGTTCGTCGGCCTCGTAGGGCGCGATGTTCTTCGCGGTCTTACGGATGGTGTAGACGGTCGTGCCCTTGCGGATGAAGCGGTTGAGGTCCTTGGCGCCCTTCTTGGTGGGCTCCCAGCTGCGTCCGGCCATGAGTGATCTCCTGTCTGATGCGTGGTGGTTTGTTCCCGCTGCTCAGGTCTGCTCAGCGGGCGTTAGTGCAGGTGAGGGCTGCTCACTGCTCTGATCAGGGGCTGCTCAGAGCAGTGGGTGAGCAGGCCGTGAGCAGCAGCGTGAGCGGCTGTGACCTGCTGGTTTGAGGTCTGATCAGGGCTGAGCAGACCCTGATCAGGGGTACATACTCCGCGTAACGGTCACAGCAGGGCGGTCAGCCTCGCGAGCTTGTAGCCACGCGGGTTCTGCTCATCACCGATCCGGCCGAGCGTCTCCGGGGAGCCGACGCTGGGCTTCAGGGCCGCCTTCAGCTCGTCGACGGTCCACTCCAGGTAGGCCTCGTCGAAGTCGCGCAGGGCCAGCAGGAGCGCCTCGGTCTTCATCCGGTCGACGCGCTCCTTCTCCATCACCGCGACCGCGTCCTCGATGAGGATCCGTGCCTCGCCGTCGGCTGTCGCGCCCTCGCTCGGGTCGGCGTCGCACAGGCGGAGCAGCTGCTCCCAGGTGAGGAGCTTCGGCAGCGGCATCCCGATGTCGGGCAGGTCCACCTCGGCTGTGGCGCGCAACGAGTCCTGGTCGGGGTCGACCAGGCCGTCCGCCTTCCGCTCGACGGCGAGCTTGCGCAGCGTGTCGGACGGGGTCGGGTGGATGGCGTACTCGATCGGCTCGTCAGCCATGCCGGGTACGCCCTGGACGAAGATGTGGCCGGCGTCTTTAGGGTCGGTGTCGGTGGCTGGGGACAGCTTGTGCGGCAGCCAGCCCTCGGCGACCGCGCCGTCGCCGAACACGGCGCGGGTGTCGCCGACCTTGCAGGGCCCGACGGCCTTGAGGGCGATCATCTGGGCGATGTTCTCGCCCAGGTACAGCTTGGTGCCGCCCTGTGAGGCGATGATCAGCGTGACGGCTTCCTTGCGGCCGACGAGGAGGAGCTCGAAGGCGAGCCGCTTGGCCAGCTCGGAGCCCTTCGGGAACTCATCGAAGATCACGGTGAAGTGCGGGCGCTGCCTGCTGATCT contains these protein-coding regions:
- a CDS encoding DUF6197 family protein, coding for MTTTTAPTTRPPRALTFDERLALAPLAIDARIATTPLDLADVIRLPVDTRPPAAPGPYRTPLAALLHRAAVRIETDGWATGACRDEDGRRCLVGAIRAEASSRRLADDACTLLLDVIRREFGGADDTVPSWNDRQTSPRPVLLALGRAAQLASDRNR